The following coding sequences lie in one Candidatus Aminicenantes bacterium genomic window:
- a CDS encoding nitronate monooxygenase, producing MQLRQRFSLPKIDIPAWKWPARSSETHSFPPFRIGDLEVPVPIVQGGMAVGISLSGLASAVAREGGVGVIAATAIGMTENDYFQNGREANARALTREIRRFREAVTGVLGINIMMAADDFDNLLDVCVREKVDIVFLGAGLPIRGIPVARLRQAGVKIVPIVSSARAARLIFSYWQKTYSDLPDAVVVEGPLAGGHLGFTADDLGKKENRLENLVPTVIRELEAYRENDGLPIPVIAAGGIYTGRDIHRFLRMGAAGVQMGTRFVATDECDAADGFKQAFVSASEKTIRIIESPVGLPGRALDGEFFERLKNNAAGSTRCVWKCLKSCGAEKAHYCISLALNAARKGDLRRGFAFAGANAWRVNHIVPVHNLVRSLAAEYSVALGDLAARLRKEYEKAHDRITELHHDYIRARDTALADLKRKYGPMVTRKSECLRKELAAVQERLAEIKAEYLAHVRKLQATVAQLSPQRFN from the coding sequence ATGCAATTGCGCCAGCGTTTTTCTTTGCCGAAAATAGACATCCCGGCCTGGAAATGGCCGGCACGTTCTTCTGAAACTCATTCTTTTCCACCGTTCCGGATCGGTGACCTGGAAGTTCCGGTCCCGATTGTTCAGGGTGGAATGGCAGTGGGGATCTCACTTTCCGGCCTGGCTTCCGCCGTGGCGCGCGAAGGTGGAGTGGGCGTGATCGCCGCCACCGCCATCGGCATGACTGAAAATGATTACTTTCAAAACGGCCGCGAGGCCAACGCCCGCGCGTTGACCCGTGAAATCCGCCGCTTCCGTGAAGCGGTAACGGGCGTATTGGGGATCAACATCATGATGGCGGCCGACGATTTCGACAACCTATTGGATGTATGCGTGCGCGAAAAGGTGGATATCGTTTTCCTGGGAGCCGGCCTGCCGATCCGCGGCATTCCCGTGGCCCGGTTGCGCCAGGCCGGTGTCAAAATAGTCCCCATTGTCAGCTCAGCCCGTGCCGCGCGCCTGATCTTTTCCTATTGGCAAAAAACGTATTCCGATCTTCCCGACGCCGTGGTGGTGGAAGGCCCGTTGGCCGGCGGTCACCTGGGCTTTACCGCCGATGATCTGGGAAAGAAAGAAAACCGCTTGGAAAACCTGGTGCCGACCGTGATCCGTGAACTGGAGGCTTATCGCGAAAACGATGGTCTCCCCATCCCGGTGATCGCCGCGGGTGGTATTTACACCGGCCGCGACATTCACCGCTTCCTGCGCATGGGCGCAGCCGGCGTGCAGATGGGAACCCGCTTCGTGGCCACAGATGAATGCGATGCGGCCGACGGATTCAAGCAGGCATTTGTGTCCGCTTCAGAGAAAACCATTCGCATCATAGAAAGCCCGGTGGGCTTGCCGGGCCGGGCGCTGGACGGTGAGTTCTTTGAACGCCTCAAAAACAATGCCGCGGGCTCGACCCGCTGCGTGTGGAAATGTTTGAAAAGCTGCGGAGCGGAAAAAGCGCATTACTGCATTTCTCTGGCCCTGAACGCCGCCCGCAAGGGCGATTTGCGCCGGGGTTTCGCTTTTGCCGGCGCCAATGCCTGGCGCGTGAACCATATCGTACCCGTGCACAACCTGGTGCGGTCCCTGGCGGCTGAATACAGCGTGGCCCTGGGCGACCTGGCCGCTCGTTTGCGCAAAGAGTATGAAAAGGCCCATGACCGCATCACTGAGCTGCACCACGATTACATCCGGGCGCGGGACACGGCCCTGGCCGACCTGAAACGCAAATACGGCCCCATGGTAACGCGAAAGAGTGAATGTTTGCGCAAAGAGTTGGCTGCGGTCCAGGAACGCCTGGCTGAAATCAAGGCGGAATACCTGGCCCACGTTCGCAAGCTCCAGGCCACGGTCGCCCAACTATCCCCGCAGCGCTTCAACTGA
- a CDS encoding serine hydrolase: MTRTTRIFVFLLIVFLPLCAQESDSLCGHWQGEIQLPGIALEIQVSLEKNPQGEWKGSITIPLQQAKDIPLEKFAIDGDSVRFAISGVPGEPVFFGTLENEGSRIEGTFTQGGQEFSFQMHRADDPLVMARKALKGFDEVINQGLESLSVPGVAMAVVRDDALVFAGGYGLRDLENKLPMTADTLLAIGSSSKAFTTFALGVLTDRGRMEWDQPVREYIPWFQLIDPVVTERLTPRDLVTHRSGMPRHDLVWYNNKTATREELVRKMAHLELSRDLRQEFQYNNLMFLTAGYLLETLTGSSWESSIRDLVFSPLDMKRSNFSVLESQKDNDFAWPYRERDGKLEKIPFRDITTVGPAGSINSSVNEMSRWLMVHLSNGKYDGKAIVNPATLADTHRSHMPTGNDSSDPRISATDYGMGWFVDHYRGHRRVHHGGNIDGFSCMVVLLPDDGLGFVAIANKNAASLPELLIRTAADRLLDLEPVDWIADAAKRKKEQAGEVKNAQEKKAKRRIADTRLSHKLKGYLGTYHHPGYGDLVVSRRGKKLQFTYNGIETALDHWHYDTFNGREIDDPTFADMKLTFQTDANGFIYRVSALFEPMTGPILFDKQPHARYHDPEFLKTLTGDYTLMGQKVTIDLKGEVLTIRAANQPASELVPALGDEFFLKDVKMIRLKFILDETGNPTAIEIYQPQGTFTAEKLGTVLVNM; the protein is encoded by the coding sequence ATGACACGAACCACACGCATTTTTGTTTTCCTGCTGATTGTTTTCCTGCCGCTTTGCGCGCAGGAAAGTGACAGCCTGTGCGGCCATTGGCAAGGCGAGATCCAGCTGCCTGGAATCGCACTGGAAATCCAGGTCAGCCTGGAGAAAAACCCCCAGGGTGAATGGAAAGGAAGCATTACCATTCCCCTGCAGCAAGCCAAAGATATTCCCCTGGAGAAATTCGCCATAGATGGTGATTCCGTCCGTTTTGCCATCAGCGGTGTTCCCGGCGAACCGGTTTTTTTCGGCACGCTTGAAAACGAAGGCTCCCGGATTGAAGGCACCTTCACCCAGGGCGGCCAGGAATTTTCTTTTCAGATGCACCGCGCGGATGACCCCCTGGTCATGGCCAGAAAGGCACTGAAAGGCTTTGACGAGGTCATTAATCAGGGATTGGAGAGCCTTAGTGTTCCCGGCGTGGCCATGGCGGTTGTGCGCGACGATGCCCTGGTCTTTGCCGGCGGTTACGGCCTGCGTGACCTGGAAAACAAGCTGCCCATGACCGCAGATACACTGCTGGCAATCGGCTCATCTTCCAAGGCGTTTACCACCTTTGCCCTGGGTGTATTGACGGACCGGGGCCGGATGGAATGGGACCAACCGGTACGCGAATATATCCCCTGGTTCCAGTTGATCGACCCAGTGGTAACGGAGCGCTTGACTCCCCGTGACCTGGTGACCCATCGTTCCGGCATGCCCCGCCACGACCTGGTATGGTACAACAACAAGACTGCCACCCGCGAAGAACTGGTGCGCAAAATGGCTCACCTGGAACTGTCCCGGGATTTGCGCCAGGAATTCCAGTACAACAACCTCATGTTCCTGACCGCCGGTTATTTGCTGGAGACCCTGACTGGAAGCTCCTGGGAGTCTTCCATCCGCGATTTGGTGTTTTCGCCCCTGGATATGAAACGCAGCAATTTTTCCGTGCTGGAATCCCAGAAAGATAATGATTTCGCCTGGCCTTACCGGGAACGGGACGGCAAATTGGAAAAGATCCCCTTCCGCGACATCACCACCGTGGGGCCGGCCGGCTCTATCAACTCATCGGTCAACGAAATGAGCCGCTGGCTGATGGTGCATTTATCCAACGGCAAGTACGACGGCAAAGCCATTGTCAATCCCGCGACCCTGGCGGACACGCACCGCTCGCACATGCCCACGGGAAATGACTCTTCAGATCCGCGCATCTCAGCCACCGATTACGGCATGGGCTGGTTTGTGGATCACTACCGCGGCCACCGGCGCGTGCATCACGGCGGCAACATCGATGGTTTTTCCTGCATGGTGGTGCTGCTGCCCGATGACGGCCTGGGTTTCGTGGCCATCGCCAACAAGAACGCGGCGTCGCTGCCGGAGTTGTTGATCCGCACTGCAGCCGACCGCCTGCTGGACCTGGAGCCCGTGGATTGGATCGCTGACGCGGCCAAGCGCAAAAAGGAACAGGCCGGCGAGGTCAAAAATGCGCAAGAAAAGAAAGCGAAGCGGCGGATTGCCGACACCCGGCTTTCCCATAAGCTTAAAGGCTACCTCGGAACCTATCACCACCCGGGATACGGCGACCTTGTGGTCAGCCGCCGTGGCAAAAAGTTGCAGTTTACATACAACGGCATAGAGACGGCCCTGGATCACTGGCATTACGACACTTTCAACGGCAGGGAAATCGATGATCCCACTTTCGCGGACATGAAATTGACCTTCCAGACCGATGCCAACGGCTTTATCTATCGTGTCAGCGCCCTCTTTGAGCCAATGACCGGACCCATCCTGTTTGACAAGCAGCCGCATGCGCGTTACCACGACCCTGAGTTTTTAAAGACCCTCACCGGTGATTACACGCTGATGGGTCAGAAGGTGACAATCGATTTGAAAGGTGAAGTGTTGACCATCCGCGCAGCCAACCAGCCCGCTTCAGAACTGGTTCCCGCCCTTGGCGATGAGTTTTTTCTCAAGGACGTAAAAATGATCCGCCTCAAGTTCATCCTGGACGAAACCGGAAACCCCACGGCCATCGAAATCTACCAGCCCCAGGGCACCTTCACCGCCGAAAAACTGGGGACGGTGCTTGTAAACATGTAA